Proteins encoded by one window of Panicum virgatum strain AP13 chromosome 7N, P.virgatum_v5, whole genome shotgun sequence:
- the LOC120681066 gene encoding UPF0481 protein At3g47200-like produces MSSILGDGVRGSVCGGCLSKARATAGSSNSQVAASACGNYAVMKLAEGKEKMEKERRPHSLLDIKFRNGSIEIPCLVIDEYTGGLFRNLIAFEQTCPQFGDDFTAYIVFRSQNISMPEDVTLLVDREIIVHHLDSDKHASDLFTVLSKDVVFDFNGKYYLKPLCLPMEAHYQSRLNRWISRLWVNHFSNPWLALAALGTVLVLICTIVQTILTVLACVKPLDHK; encoded by the exons aTGAGCTCTATCTTGGGTGATGGTGTGAGGGGGAGCGTGTGTGGTGGCTGCCTGAGCAAGGCCCGTGCTACTGCCGGCTCCTCCAATTCACAAGTGGCGGCGTCAGCCTGCGGGAACTACGCGGTGATGAAGCTGGCAGaagggaaggagaagatggagaaggagcggAG ACCTCATTCTCTACTAGACATTAAGTTTAGGAATGGTTCTATCGAAATTCCATGCCTTGTTATTGATGAATATACAGGTGGTCTTTTCAGGAATCTCATTGCTTTTGAGCAAACCTGCCCTCAGTTTGGGGATGACTTCACGGCTTACATTGTTTTCAGATCACAGAATATTAGTATGCCAGAAGATGTAACTCTACTTGTTGATAGAGAAATAATTGTCCACCACCTTGATAGTGATAAGCATGCATCTGATTTATTTACCGTGCTCAGTAAAGATGTAGTATTTGATTTCAATGGCAAGTATTACTTAAAGCCACTCTGCTTGCCCATGGAAGCACACTATCAGAGTCGTCTAAACCGATGGATTTCTCGGCTCTGGGTGAATCATTTCAGTAATCCATGGTTGGCCTTAGCTGCATTAGGGACAGTCCTTGTGCTTATCTGCACCATTGTTCAAACCATCTTAACTGTGCTGGCATGCGTTAAACCACTTGATCACAAATGA
- the LOC120681067 gene encoding protein FAR1-RELATED SEQUENCE 5-like: protein MEGVLLLHGAVDSELPPRFDGDAALPAMNEPRADHRAVLEVVSEVAAALVARLVVLPSAMEPAAAHDAMELGAASLAIDANFGVVDDHAGIAVDVGVEAHTERPSTPQYLSTTVSCTSDTCNTIPKEHLKLKIGMIFDTLKDVEEFYKSYAHEVGFLVRVGQHKEGNEEILIKTYYCSREGYRKENVTNASDESGKKRKTHNVMKTRCGCQAHIVVKLGSDKKYRIVSMVEEHSHGFMSPDKRYLLRSNRRVSERAKSTLFNCHKASIGTSQAYRLLHVSEGGFENVGCTKRDLQNYYRDLRTKIKDAGAQMFVVQLERKKEVNPAFFYEFMVDDQGQLVRVFWADAACRKNYSVFGMWFQ, encoded by the exons atggagggagtactgttGTTGCATGGTGCAGTGGACTCGGAATTGCCCCCGCGTTTTGACGGCGACGCCGCGCTCCCTGCGATGAACGAGCCAAGGGCGGATCATCGAGCTGTACTGGAAGTGGTCAGCGAG GtagccgccgccctcgtcgcACGGCTCGTGGTGCTGCCGTCCGCCATGGAGCCAGCGGCCGCCCACGACGCCATGGAGTTGGGAGCTGCATCATTGGCAATCGACGCCAACTTTGGCGTTG TGGATGATCATGCTGGAATTGCCGTCGACGTCGGAGTTGAAGCCCACACTGAACGTCCGAGCACACCACAATATTTGAGTACAACA GTCTCATGTACAAGTGACACATGCAACACAATTCCCAAAGAACATTTGAAGCTAAAAATTGGAATGATCTTTGATACACTCAAAGATGTGGAGGAATTCTACAAGTCGTATGCTCATGAAGTTGGTTTCTTAGTTCGTGTTGGTCAGCATAAGGAGGGAAATGAGGAAATATTAATCAAGACTTATTATTGTTCAAGGGAAGGGTATAGAAAGGAGAACGTAACAAATGCAAGTGATGAATctgggaaaaaaagaaagacacaTAATGTGATGAAAACCAGATGTGGATGTCAGGCACATATTGTTGTCAAGCTTGGCAGTGACAAGAAGTATAGAATTGTTTCAATGGTTGAGGAGCACAGCCATGGGTTCATGTCACCAGATAAAAGGTATTTGCTAAGATCCAACCGGAGAGTCAGTGAGAGGGCTAAGAGTACGTTGTTCAATTGTCATAAGGCTAGCATTGGCACCTCACAGGCATATCGACTTCTCCATGTCAGTGAGGGTGGTTTTGAGAATGTCGGGTGCACAAAGAGGGATTTACAAAACTATTATCGTGACCTCAGAACCAAAATCAAGGATGCAGGTGCACAAATGTTTGTGGTACAACTTGAGCGAAAGAAGGAAGTAAATCCtgccttcttttatgagtttaTGGTGGATGATCAAGGACAACTTGTTCGTGTATTTTGGGCAGATGCTGCATGCAGGAAAAACTATAGTGTTTTTGGGATGTGGTTTCAGTAG
- the LOC120680602 gene encoding agmatine coumaroyltransferase-2-like, whose protein sequence is MKITVLSSKAVRPAGAAAAAPEVVPLSVFDKANFDTYVSVIYIFRPPTPPNAELKAGLARALAEYREWAGRLGADPRTGARAILLTDEGARFVEAAADAPLDAVLPLSPAPEVTRLHPSEAGAEELMLVQLTRFACGGLAVGFTAHHLVSDGRATSNFFVAWSQATRGAAVDPAPVHDRAAFFRPRDPPRVEFEHRGVEFKKPPAAAHHQHAKANGHDDDDEVVVHKANFSREFISRLKARASRPGAGRPCSTLRCVVAHLWRCITAARGLDGSTTTSVCIAVDGRARMSPPVPDGYTGNVVLWARPAAAARDLVARPLRHAVELIDREVARVDGAYFGSFVDFAASGTVEAEGLVPAADAAEMVLSPDIEVDSWLRIPFYDLDFGGGRPCFFMPSYLPVEGLLILLPSCHGDGSVDAYVPLFSRNMDAFKSCCYSVDGLDD, encoded by the coding sequence ATGAAGATCACCGTGCTGTCATCTAAGGCCGTCCGGCCCGCCggggccgcagccgccgccccggAGGTCGTGCCGCTCTCGGTGTTCGACAAGGCCAACTTCGACACGTACGTCTCCGTCATCTACATCTtccgcccgccgacgccgcccaaCGCCGAGCTCAAGGCGGGCCTGGCCCGGGCGTTGGCGGAGTACCGGGAGTGGGcggggcggctcggcgcggaCCCGCGCACCGGCGCCCGCGCCATCCTCCTCACCGACGAGGGCGCGCGGTTCGTCGAGGCCGCCGCTGACGCCCCGCTCGACGCCGTCCTGCCGCTCAGCCCGGCCCCCGAGGTGACGCGGCTGCACCCGAGCGAGGCCGGCGCGGAGGAGCTCATGCTCGTCCAGCTCACGCGGTTCGCGTGCGGGGGGCTCGCCGTCGGGTTCACCGCGCACCACCTCGTCTCCGACGGCCGCGCCACCAGCAACTTCTTCGTCGCGTGGAGCCAGGCCacccgcggcgccgccgttgACCCGGCCCCGGTCCACGACCGCGCGGCCTTCTTCAGGCCCCGCGACCCGCCGAGGGTCGAGTTCGAGCACCGCGGCGTCGAGTTCAAgaagccgccggcggccgcccatCACCAGCACGCGAAGGCCAAcggccacgacgacgacgacgaggtggTGGTCCACAAGGCCAACTTCAGCCGGGAGTTCATCTCCAGGCTCAAGGCGCGGGCGTCCCGGCCGGGCGCGGGCCGGCCCTGCAGCACGCTGCGGTGCGTGGTGGCGCACCTGTGGCGGTGCatcacggcggcgcggggcctcGACgggtccaccaccaccagcgtcTGCATCGCTGTGGACGGGCGCGCGCGGATGAGCCCGCCGGTGCCGGACGGGTACACGGGCAACGTGGTGCTGTGGGCgcggcccgccgcggcggcgcgtgaccTGGTGGCGCGGCCGCTGCGGCACGCGGTGGAGCTCATCGACCGGGAGGTGGCCCGGGTCGACGGCGCCTACTTCGGGTCCTTCGTCGACTTCGCGGCCTCGGGGACCGTCGAGGCCGAGGGGCTGGTGCCGGCGGCCGACGCGGCGGAGATGGTGCTGAGCCCCGACATCGAGGTCGACAGCTGGCTGCGGATCCCGTTCTACGACCTCGacttcggcggcggccggccgtgcTTCTTCATGCCCAGCTACCTGCCGGTGGAgggcctcctcatcctcctgccGTCCTGCCACGGGGACGGCAGCGTCGACGCCTACGTCCCGCTCTTCAGCCGCAACATGGACGCCTTCAAGAGCTGTTGCTACTCCGTCGACGGCCTCGACGACTAG